The Melanotaenia boesemani isolate fMelBoe1 chromosome 11, fMelBoe1.pri, whole genome shotgun sequence genome includes the window ATTGTCCCTTTAGAATAAGATTAGATGTAAAGAGTATATAAAATTCAATGTCTGCAGGCTTGTAATAATAGAGATAGCCCCACCTTTGGCAAAGGTTTAGCAGGTTTGCAGTGAATCCCACCAACAAATTTAAAGTTGGGGACGAAAGGACGAGGGAAATCAAAGTCCCAGTAGGTTCTCATTAACCAGATGTCTGCCCTACCTATCATCTCACAGGCACTGGTGGGTGTTCCTGTCACAATACAAAAGTGGCATTTAGAGGATCCAAAATGGTATCAAAGCATGAAAATCATAATTTGACATGTAAAAACTGTTATCGAGGGGATCTTGCTGACTTTCTCACCTTTTACTTCAGAGTAATATTTATCTAGCACTTTCCATGAAACGTGGTCTATTACGATATCTTGCACAGCATAGAAAAGGAAGTTCTGCAGTCTCTTTGAGAAGTCCATCTTGTCTGTGAGTTTGCTCATAGCTCCAGGGACAAAGGAAGGAGGAGCAGGTAACTGACCACACAATCTCTCCCAGTTATGAGCCAAGGAGAAACGTAAGGAGAAGACAAGAGGGATACCCAAAATATCTGCAGTTAATTCACTGCCGGGGTAGACGGGATCAGCCAGGAGGACGTCATAGTTTCCTTCTTCCAACTTCTTCATGATGGTTTCAGATTTCACCACTCCATCCAACATCGTAAGGGAATTATTCAGTTGAGTTTGAATATGATCCATGGATTTCCTGTAAATCTGGAAGTAGCTCATGTGATCTATCTCGTACATGGAAAAGTGAGTAAATTCTTCAAGAAACTTTTCTAGGGTTTCACGTGAGATAGAAACGTTAAAAGGTTCATAGCGAAAGCGTGAGGGTTCACTGCTGTTCATGAACATTGAAGAGCTCGGGAGCAGAACCGTCACCTGGTGTCCCCTGTCGACCAGTGTTTCCAGCACCGGCTTCATGTTAATCCAATGACTGGCCTCAGTGTACCACACCAAAATGTTCCCTCCGTTTGCTCTCGTCATGCAAAGTACCAGCAGAACACAAAGACGCAGCTCCATGGTGGCTGTTTGTCAACTAGAAATCCAGTTGtggtccttttttattttatttccttttcaaaCAGGCGCACCTTCAAAGATACTTATTAACTAAATGAACTCTGACTTGCTCCTCTTTGTACTGCACGCATAACAGCCTCACGTCAGGAAGGTTACTCCAGGTAGCTTAATAGAAGTAAATTTTCAGGATTGGCGGTGGGGTACTTTAACTATAACTAACATTGACTTTAACCAACCGATACTGAATAATatctttatttcaaacaagTAGTTAAAGCCGTGAATCCGATTTACCAATAAAACAAGAGAcagtaaaatatacaaaaaaagggggaaaaataaatctatttgtTTGAAAATGAGTTGGAAGAactaaaaaatgcattaaatccTACCCTGTTCAGGGTCTATTGTTACATTTAATATTGATAgaataaaatctaaaactatgaatataaataaatgagcatGTATAAATGTATTGACTGTATATGTTTACTTAATAAttcatatataaacacacagtaaatatatatacaagataaaatgtataaatagatattttatatttgcatgtTATGTTATATCAGTACAGATATATTTCAAACTTGAAAACAagtataaataattattttataaatatacaatCTGTGCCTATTTACACTATCAGTATAAATACATCTGTATATATCTTTggtaatacatttaaaaaataataaatatggtGCAAATATACACAATATGGCAATTATTCATAAACGTAATATAATAACCttgtaaaatgtaattatttatttatttactgattgATTGTTTGACCTCAACAATTCAGTCTCCTCCAAAGTCTCACTccaataaaaactttaataaataatagtgttgtttttattttgcattattttaaattataatctTTCTCTTAAATTATAATCCTGCTAATTTTCctgaaacattgtttttgaCAAGACAATAAATTTTTCCTGACTTTAGTTTGAAATTCTACAATATCTTGTGATTCCATTATTTTGGACTTGACAAATGGTGGATTTGTGTTTTCCAGATAACATTTATAGATGATTTGTCTTGCTCTATTTTACTATTTGAATAATGTCTTCCATTAACTCTTATATGCATTGTCCCAAACAAAACATGCTTTGGGACTATCACCCGGAAGGTATGCGCATCAACCCCTGGCTTCCCACTCTATATGTCTGGAACGGCACACTGGACCCCActttgcctcctgatgtgtgtATCGTGGTATGAATGCGTGTGATAGTAAAAAGCattttgagtggtcaacatatgactagaaaacacacacatatcatTTATCTTTACTGTAAATCAGaactatataaaaacataaattttgaaagtggaaaaaatcttaaaactgAAGGTAGAAACTACACTGTTTGCAATAGTTACCTTGCGACATGTATGAGTAAAAGATGGCTAAAAACCATCTTTCTGGAAAGGTCAGGACACTTGCTTTGAGGAAAGTGCAACATTGGCAGCATTAAGATGCTTGTATGGGGGATCCAAATCCAGCCACAGGGGGCAAGTATAACAAGCAAAATATTTGATAACAGGAACTAATAAAAAGCGCCCCTGATCAGGAAATCCTACATGTGTTACTGcaaaaacatacagtataaaatACTATAGAATTGTTttcctcatttctttcttttctttctcttttttatccTTCTTATAATCACCACAcagttataaatattttgtcatttcaAAATAGTAGGCATGTTTGATTGATAAGATGATAAAAGCACAGTAAAAAGTCACTTTCATTTCAGGTCGTATGTCACAAAATTGGAAAAATGCTGTCGCAGAGGAGTGTggtttgatgatgatgatgaagaaggatAGCACAAAGAGGGTGCTGGATCAACATGTAAGCATCAGTTGCTCTTCGTTATATCAATGTCAAGGAATCAGACAAACATAAGCATACTCAGTATTAATCAAAATAAAGGCAAATAATAATCAAATTCTTTAATTTGGAATACGTTTAAactgtttaacaaaaaaactcctgaaaaaaattaagtttatgCCCCGGTGAGGTCACTAGAGATGGAAAAATAATGTTTCCAAAAGAAAGTTTTCATTCTAAATCCATAAtttcaaaaatatgttttacgTTTGTGACAAATATCAGGCTCACATCACATTACAATTTGTATTCACAACCAAGCTGCCTTCTAAGATCTCAGCTCAGTTTATTACTCTGTCTTCGCCTTTTTGCTGCCACAGCACCTGTAGAAGCAGAAACTGCAGGTCTTGATGAGGGTGAACATGAGGAACAGAACGATGGACAGGAGGAAGGCTATAACATCCAGGCTGTGATACTGGTACCAGGTGAGCTCATGGGCTTGGACTCTCAAATGCTTTGCTCCTTTGTTTCTCATGGTGAACTCAATCCAGAATACCGCCTCATCACGAGGGGTCACGGGTCTGTCATGGTGGATTTTAGAGAGCCGCTTAGCGTTttctttgtacctgtatatttGAGAAAAAACAGTAACACTTTGTACAGTTCAATCAGATTTTAGCTTTGCAGAAGAGGGCATATCTAAAGGGATACACATGcttcattgttttgtgtttttaaattagcCAACAGATAAACCAACATGTGTTGAAGGTTAAGGACTTGCTTTGGTTTTGCAATCTGTAACCTTTTATCTGTGGTAGTAAAGGCACTATTTTATGGGTGTGCACCATGTCTCCTTTGCAAAACTTATCAGTTTTGCTTCTGTATTTTCTGTGAAATCATAAAGtagattaaatgtaaatgttgccCTTTTAAGCATTAAAAAACGCTAAGTCATATGAAGAACTCACGATTTGTCATTGATGACAGTATTGACTGCATCTCTGAGGTCCTCAGCTGTCATGAAGTTGAAATCAACAGTAACTGCAGCTCCTTTAGCCTTCACATGGACCATGTTGTCTGGCTGTTCAGCAAACAGGGGGATGCCCACCATGGGAACACCGTGGTAGATGGCCTCATAAATCCCATTTGCGCCCCCATGAGTAATAAAAGCTCTTGTCTTTGGGTGACCTGATGAGATCAAAGTTATCAGACACATTGTTCATTTGCAAGTTGATTCATTTCTAAATGAGCTCACTAAACTAACTTATTGTTAGGTCAGGAaacctgtaaaataaataatttgaaagTTGCTTGAGACACATTTCAtcaagaatttttatttaagaaaaacaaatcagaaaacattttttaccgTTTAAAGTATTCTATAAATTACTGAGAATCAAACAGTGAGataaagctttgtttttgtgtcgTTACATCTTTAAATGTGGCATATATCCATCTTTACTTACCCAGCAGGTCATTCTGAGGGATCCAATCGTAGGTTCTGGTGTTGGGGCCCAGCGTTTCTGGTTTTTCTCCACTGTACCTCCACAGCACCTACAAACAGTAAAACCATGTTAGACCAAGGCATTGGTGTCATGTGTGTCAATCTGTGAAGACTATTGGCTTGAGATTTTTGGTGGTGTGTGGAatacaataaatttaatttggcttcattatttatttctctttctgataattatatatttttaatctgaatGAAATGATAATTATCAGGAATCATCAGTCAATGAAAATGGATATTGTGATACCACAGAACTTGTAACAATGTGCTGCTATAAACAACACACTAATTATCTAAATATAGTACAATGATGCTTGTAAACGAGCTGAATTTATACAACATTTTATAATCTTATGGATCATATCATTAAACACTACTGGCCATATtttacctatttatttatttacacaaatacacaccagACCTGTTCAAAGGGAAAGGGAGGCCACCATAAGTGCTTCCACAGTATTagatacaaacacaaaatagaCAGAGTGGAAGTTGAGAAAAGTTCTGcacctatttttttattttttatgtatttattttttctcattagATTACAGCCACAtccataaaatgtgttttaactaTCATTTACCTTTTGTGGAATCTGAGCGAGAGCTGCAGCTATCATGTTAGCCTTTTCTGTGGTTATGTTCTTGATCATGGATCCTAGAGAGAAAACCACGATGCCAGCATCTCCAGAACTCTGCACaaatttttctaaatcctgcaaGAAGAGCAATATTGTCCCAGTGGGTGAGCCAGCCTGCACCTCTTTTCTTAGTCCAACATTTTGATAGCTGATCTCTTtgctttcattatttaaaagacatgttaaaataaattctaataCCCCCATAAGAGTAGAGACAGCCCCACCTTTGGCAAAGGTTTAGCAGGTTTGCAGTGAATCCCACCAACAAATTTAAAGTTGGGGAGGAAAGGACGagggaaatcaaggtcccagtaGGTTCTCATTAACCAGATGTCTGCCCTACCTATCATCTCACAGGCACTGGTGGGTGTTCCTGTCACAATACAAAAGTGACATTTAGAGGATCTAAAAAGGTATCAAagcatttaaatacatttaaaacaaatcagcaTATAACTTTATGTAATCTATAACATGTTGCTTGGTGCTTTTAGCTTAAATGCTCACCTTTTACTTCAGAGTAATATCTGTCCAGCCCTTTCCACATAACGTTTTCCAGCACTGTGTCCTGCAGAGCATAGAAAAGGAAGTTCCACAGTCTCTCTGAGAAGTCCATCTTGTCTGTGAGTTTGCTCATAGCTCCAGGGACAAAGGAAGGAGGAGCAGGTAACTGACCACACAATCTCTCCCAGTTATTAGCCAAGGAGAAACGTAAGGAGAAGACAAGAGGGATACCCAAAATATCTGCAGTTAATTCACTACCGGGGTAGATGGGATCAGCCAGGAGGAGGTCATAGTTTCCTTCTTTCAGCTTCTTCATGATGGTTTCAGATTTCACCACTCCATCCAACATCTTAAGGGAAAACCCCAAGTTATTATTCATGATCTCCATGAATTTCATGTAGATCTGGAAGTAGCTCATGTGATCCATCTCATATATGGAGAAATGAAGAACTTCTTTAAAAAGCTGTTCTAGGACCTCCAGTGGGACAGAAACGTTAAACGGTTCATATCGAAAGCGTGAGGGTTCACTGCTGTTCATGAACATTGAAGAGCTCGGGAGCAGAACCGTCACCTGGTGTCCCCTGTCGACCAGTGTTTCCAGCACCGGCTTCATGTTAATCCAATGACTGGCCTCAGTGTACCACACCAAAATGTTCCCTCCATTTGCTCTCGTCACGCAAAGTACCAGTAGAACACAAACGGAGAGACGCAGCTCCATGGTGGCTGTTTGTCAGCTAGTAATCCCAGTTGtggtctttttccttttatttcctttttaaacagGCACACCTTCAAAGATACTTATTAACCAAATGAACTCTGACTTGCTCCTCTTTGTACTGAATGACACAAGATATAATAGCCTGCTCTAGGAAAATTGTTTAAGGTAAAAGGTTATGGCTTCAAAGGTAACTGCCAGCTATGGGGAAggtaaaaaagggaaaaaacaaaattaaatataccAACAATTGTCAAACTAAAAGTGAAAACAGATCTCTGACTCATTTTCTGTTGATTTAGTACAGAGGAGTTATTATTTTAGCTCTGTGGGCTTCAACACTACTGCACGatctaaaaatataattttgcatgacattgaacttttttcttttatttccctttaaaacAGGTACACATTCAAAGATGCTTATTAACTAAATGAACTCTGACTTGTTCGTCTTTGTTCTGAATGACACAAGATAATAGCCTGCACCAGGAAAATTGTTCAAGGTAAAAGGTTATGGCTTCAAAGGTAACTGCCAGCTATGGGGCaggtaaaaaaaggaaaaaacaaaattaaatatacaaacaatccttaaactaaaaatgaaaacagatctCTGACTGCTAGTTTAGGAGAGAAAATTTGAAGTATAGCAGTAATTTCAGCTACATGGGTTTGGACATTACTGCATAATTAGAAATTATAATTTTGTACAACACTGAACTGCTTGACTGACCAAACAAGTGCTTATAAATGGAAGCAGTggaatccattttatttatttaattagttttctaACACAAAGGCAAAAAGCTGCTGTtgcatttttatgtacatttttaaacttaTGGGTTTAGCATTTTAGcaataatcattttatttctttgaatttgcacatttttaatagaaagGG containing:
- the LOC121648398 gene encoding UDP-glucuronosyltransferase 2A2-like isoform X1, translating into MELRLSVCVLLVLCVTRANGGNILVWYTEASHWINMKPVLETLVDRGHQVTVLLPSSSMFMNSSEPSRFRYEPFNVSISRETLEKFLEEFTHFSMYEIDHMSYFQIYRKSMDHIQTQLNNSLTMLDGVVKSETIMKKLEEGNYDVLLADPVYPGSELTADILGIPLVFSLRFSLAHNWERLCGQLPAPPSFVPGAMSKLTDKMDFSKRLQNFLFYAVQDIVIDHVSWKVLDKYYSEVKGTPTSACEMIGRADIWLMRTYWDFDFPRPFVPNFKFVGGIHCKPAKPLPKDLEKFVQSSGDAGIVVFSLGSMIKNMTTEKANMIAAALAQIPQKVLWRYSGEKPDTLGPNTRIFNWIPQNDLLGHPKTRAFITHGGTNGIYEAIYHGVPMVGIPMFADQPDNMVHVKAKGAAVTVDLNFMTAEDLRDAINTVINDKSYKENAMRLSKIHHDRPMSPRDEAVFWIEFTMRNKGAKHLRVQAHELTWYQYHSLDVIAFLLSIVLFLMFTLIKTCSFCFYRCCGSKKTKRKAE
- the LOC121648398 gene encoding UDP-glucuronosyltransferase 2A2-like isoform X2; translation: MELRLSVCVLLVLCVTRANGGNILVWYTEASHWINMKPVLETLVDRGHQVTVLLPSSSMFMNSSEPSRFRYEPFNVSVPLEVLEQLFKEVLHFSIYEMDHMSYFQIYMKFMEIMNNNLGFSLKMLDGVVKSETIMKKLKEGNYDLLLADPIYPGSELTADILGIPLVFSLRFSLANNWERLCGQLPAPPSFVPGAMSKLTDKMDFSERLWNFLFYALQDTVLENVMWKGLDRYYSEVKGTPTSACEMIGRADIWLMRTYWDLDFPRPFLPNFKFVGGIHCKPAKPLPKDLEKFVQSSGDAGIVVFSLGSMIKNITTEKANMIAAALAQIPQKVLWRYSGEKPETLGPNTRTYDWIPQNDLLGHPKTRAFITHGGANGIYEAIYHGVPMVGIPLFAEQPDNMVHVKAKGAAVTVDFNFMTAEDLRDAVNTVINDKSYKENAKRLSKIHHDRPVTPRDEAVFWIEFTMRNKGAKHLRVQAHELTWYQYHSLDVIAFLLSIVLFLMFTLIKTCSFCFYRCCGSKKTKRKAE
- the LOC121648398 gene encoding UDP-glucuronosyltransferase 2A2-like isoform X4 yields the protein MELRLSVCVLLVLCVTRANGGNILVWYTEASHWINMKPVLETLVDRGHQVTVLLPSSSMFMNSSEPSRFRYEPFNVSVPLEVLEQLFKEVLHFSIYEMDHMSYFQIYMKFMEIMNNNLGFSLKMLDGVVKSETIMKKLKEGNYDLLLADPIYPGSELTADILGIPLVFSLRFSLANNWERLCGQLPAPPSFVPGAMSKLTDKMDFSERLWNFLFYALQDTVLENVMWKGLDRYYSEVKGTPTSACEMIGRADIWLMRTYWDLDFPRPFLPNFKFVGGIHCKPAKPLPKDLEKFVQSSGDAGIVVFSLGSMIKNITTEKANMIAAALAQIPQKVLWRYSGEKPETLGPNTRTYDWIPQNDLLGHPKTRAFITHGGANGIYEAIYHGVPMVGIPLFAEQPDNMVHVKAKGAAVTVDFNFMTAEDLRDAVNTVINDKSYKENAMRLSKIHHDRPITPRDEAVFWIEFTMRNKGAKHLRVQAHELTWYQYHSLDVIAFLLSIVLFLMFTLIKTCSFCFYRCCGSKKTKKKAE